The nucleotide window GGGCCAAGGTGTTCATCACGCCGGACCCGCACGCGATCGGTCTCTACGCGATCGGGCGACAGATCTACATGGCCTGCATGGCGCGTTCGCAACCGAAGGTCGCTCGGCGTCGACGGCGGTAACCGGCGATCAGACGATACGCGGGGCGCCGATGCGCGCGCGCAGGCGCAGGCGCAGGTTTTCGTTGGCGGTCGCGTCCGCATCGACGGCAAACATCAGCCGAAGCAGCCGGCTGATCGGGGTCGTACCGTCCTGGACGGCGGCCTCGACCTGGTCCCGGAGCGGCATTTGCTCGCAAGAAAACTGAGAATCGAAGCTCGACTGGGCCTGCTGCGCCATGGTCAACGTTCCGTCGCTCGGGATCATTTTCCCCGGGCGGTTGGCTACGCGAAGACGCTCGCCCACGCCAGTCCCTTTCGCCGACTATCCATAGCCGGCGGCCGGTTCTGACGCATTTGTGTCATGTGTGGAATGCAGAGCGCTTCCAGACGGGCGATTCAGCGCGGAAAGATCTGAAGCCCGTCATCCGGGAGCAGGTTGCGGGCCGGGCCGCCGGTCTGCTGGCCGCGGCCCTGCTGGTAATAGGGCAGTTCCGGCCGGCGGTCGTTGTCGCTGCCCGAATCGTATTCCCAGGGCTGATTCCAGGGCGCGCGTCCGCCGACGGTGATGCCGCCGGTGGAATCGATGTCGCGCGCGACCGGACGCTCACGATACGGACCCGCACCGGCCTCGGCAGCGAGCGGGATTGCCACCATCGTCAGGGCGACCAGGGTGGAGAGAACGGTCTTCATGGCGAGCCTCGGGAGAGCGAGCCGGATCCGGCTCGAATCGATATCGTGAATCCATAACGGCAAAGGTTGGCCCGGCGTTCCGGCATTCCGTCCCGGCGCGCCGGGTGGCGGGTCGAGGGCGGCGCTTGAACCGGGGGCCGCAAAAAAGAAGCCCGCCGCCCTGCGCGGGGCGGCGGGCTTGAACGGAGCCGCTCGGCGTCAGTGGACGGTCGCGGCGGATTCCATCGAGGCGGCGGCGCGGGGCTTGGCCACACTGCGCGGCTTGGTGGCGGTGCCGGCGCTCGATGCAGTCTTGGCCGATGCGGTCTTGGCCGAGGCGGACTTGGTGGAGGCAGATTTGGCCGAAGCAGCCTTGGTGGAGGCAGATTTGGTCGCCTCGGGAGCGGCAGGCGCCTTGGTCGAAGCAGATTTAGATGTGGCGGCCTTGGTCTGGCGCGGGGCGGTCTCGGATTTCTCGGCGACAGCCTTGGCGGCGGTGCCGGCGCTGCGCGAGGCGCGGGGCTTCAGGGTCTTGGCCGGGCTCGGTGCCATGCTGAGATCGGCGGTCACCGGCTGGACGTAGACCGGGGCCGGAACACTCACCGAGCGCAGCTCGGATTCGGCCATCAGCCAATGCTGGTCGGCGCGGCCGAACACTCGGCCCTCGCCTTCCCAGATGTAATAGGCAC belongs to Methylobacterium sp. 77 and includes:
- a CDS encoding DUF2934 domain-containing protein produces the protein MNPFEQQVRERAYYIWEGEGRVFGRADQHWLMAESELRSVSVPAPVYVQPVTADLSMAPSPAKTLKPRASRSAGTAAKAVAEKSETAPRQTKAATSKSASTKAPAAPEATKSASTKAASAKSASTKSASAKTASAKTASSAGTATKPRSVAKPRAAASMESAATVH